In one window of Acidobacteriota bacterium DNA:
- a CDS encoding ubiquinol-cytochrome c reductase iron-sulfur subunit, which produces MAERESSRRNFLNAILSGGTLATLGAIAYPVLRFIKPPESGEPNVNQMKLPFKRADIEAEPSRAKTFKFGRNLGLILVTEAGKLKALAATCTHLDCTVQHRPDLGIVWCSCHNGRYDLDGKNISGPPPRPLEQYVVNEVGEDIFIAREVG; this is translated from the coding sequence GTGGCGGAAAGGGAATCTTCCCGGCGCAACTTCCTCAACGCTATTCTGAGCGGCGGCACTCTGGCTACTCTCGGCGCCATTGCGTACCCGGTGCTCAGGTTCATCAAGCCGCCGGAATCGGGTGAACCCAACGTGAACCAGATGAAGCTTCCGTTCAAACGGGCGGATATCGAGGCTGAGCCGTCCCGGGCCAAGACGTTCAAGTTCGGCCGCAATCTCGGCCTCATCCTCGTGACGGAAGCGGGCAAGCTCAAAGCGCTGGCGGCCACGTGCACACACCTGGACTGCACCGTCCAGCACCGGCCCGATCTCGGTATCGTCTGGTGTTCCTGCCACAACGGACGCTATGATCTCGACGGCAAGAACATATCGGGCCCACCACCCAGGCCGCTGGAGCAGTACGTTGTCAACGAAGTCGGTGAGGACATTTTCATTGCCCGGGAGGTGGGGTGA
- a CDS encoding cytochrome bc complex cytochrome b subunit: protein MATGAGRQNDGAAGRAFQWLDDRFQIGGLLEYFGHKVVPVHSHSMFYYLGGVSLFLFMVQVVTGILLLMYYRPGADSAYESVRFIVSEVKFGWLIRSVHAWSANLMILAVFVHMFTVFFTHAYRKPRELSWITGIVMLGLALAFGFSGYLLPWNELAFFATRVGTGMAGAIPVIGKELLVVLRGGEEVTGATIGRFFGLHVAILPGIFTVFLAGHLVAIQRQGMSEPLSWQNMPPSEKRYMKFFPHFIYRDLLLWLIVLNVLALMAVFFPDGIGAMHWPLGTKADPFAPAPPVIRPEWYFMFAFQALKFLPAHVWFVEGELFGVIVFTVGGLVWTVIPFFDRKSVHGEKPRFIVLIGALVLAFVVVMTVLGYILE from the coding sequence ATGGCGACCGGTGCCGGGAGGCAGAATGACGGCGCGGCCGGCCGCGCGTTTCAGTGGCTCGATGACAGGTTTCAGATCGGGGGACTGCTTGAGTACTTCGGCCACAAGGTGGTCCCGGTGCATTCGCATTCCATGTTCTACTACCTGGGCGGAGTCTCCCTCTTTCTGTTCATGGTGCAGGTGGTGACGGGCATTCTGCTGCTGATGTATTACCGTCCGGGGGCTGACAGCGCTTACGAATCGGTCCGGTTCATTGTCTCGGAGGTCAAGTTCGGCTGGTTGATCCGGTCCGTGCACGCCTGGTCGGCGAATCTCATGATTCTGGCCGTCTTTGTTCACATGTTCACGGTCTTCTTCACCCACGCCTATCGCAAGCCGAGGGAGTTAAGCTGGATAACAGGCATTGTCATGCTGGGGCTGGCTCTGGCCTTTGGGTTCTCCGGTTACCTGCTGCCGTGGAATGAGCTGGCCTTTTTCGCAACCCGGGTGGGGACGGGCATGGCCGGCGCCATACCGGTAATCGGCAAAGAACTGCTGGTGGTCCTGCGCGGCGGGGAGGAAGTGACCGGGGCGACGATCGGCCGCTTTTTCGGTCTGCACGTCGCGATTCTGCCGGGGATCTTTACCGTCTTCCTGGCCGGTCACCTGGTCGCCATCCAGCGGCAGGGGATGAGCGAACCGCTGTCCTGGCAGAACATGCCGCCGTCAGAGAAACGGTACATGAAGTTCTTTCCTCATTTTATATATCGCGATCTGCTCCTGTGGCTCATCGTGCTGAACGTGCTGGCGCTGATGGCGGTCTTTTTTCCGGACGGCATCGGCGCCATGCACTGGCCGCTCGGCACCAAGGCTGATCCGTTTGCGCCGGCGCCGCCCGTGATTCGGCCCGAATGGTACTTCATGTTTGCTTTCCAGGCCCTGAAGTTCCTGCCGGCACACGTGTGGTTCGTCGAGGGGGAACTGTTCGGCGTGATCGTCTTCACGGTCGGCGGCCTCGTCTGGACGGTCATACCGTTTTTCGACAGAAAATCGGTTCACGGGGAGAAACCCCGGTTCATCGTCCTGATCGGAGCGCTGGTGCTGGCGTTCGTAGTGGTCATGACCGTACTTGGATACATTCTGGAGTAG
- a CDS encoding cytochrome c3 family protein, with product MRIPLLFLFLVLAAGPGLLSAADDNCRTCHRDYEDEDGPSHKFVRDVHSLKGLGCVDCHGGDGSLGDMDEVRRVEGYRGVPTAGEVPRFCARCHSDPAYMHEHNPSLPTDQLAKYGTSVHGRRLLESKDTRVATCISCHTVHEIGDAKMPHSSTYPQNIPGTCGKCHADPEYMAGYDLSTAQVEDYVQSVHGMALMSMETVRGLARELDLALGDDFKLVLTGGDPASAGDSARYFEVLGYLERKELGAPACNDCHGNHGAAPPGVVSLSAVCGNCHALESEMFDRSPHKVAFDENDLPECETCHSNHLVMKPSDAMVGPTEPGLCVDCHDIDDGTRGLAVADSMLTAILNLLSVRREAQASLEDAVTRGMMTTDEELRIKDVDQALIQARTLVHSFSADEVTSRALAGVQVADTVKLNSLALVDEYYYRRYGLAVATLFITILAVGLYFRIRRLD from the coding sequence ATGAGAATCCCGTTGTTGTTTCTTTTCCTGGTGCTCGCGGCTGGCCCCGGACTCCTATCTGCGGCGGATGATAACTGCCGGACCTGCCACCGCGATTATGAGGATGAAGACGGCCCGTCGCACAAGTTCGTCCGGGACGTTCACTCCCTGAAGGGGCTTGGATGCGTCGACTGTCACGGCGGCGACGGTTCGCTTGGCGACATGGATGAGGTTCGCCGCGTGGAAGGCTATCGCGGTGTACCGACTGCTGGGGAGGTGCCGCGCTTCTGCGCCCGCTGCCACAGCGATCCGGCCTATATGCACGAGCATAATCCGTCACTGCCGACCGACCAACTGGCCAAATACGGGACTTCCGTGCACGGCCGACGCCTTCTCGAGAGTAAGGATACCAGGGTGGCCACGTGCATATCGTGTCATACGGTGCACGAGATCGGTGACGCCAAAATGCCGCACTCGAGCACCTATCCGCAGAACATCCCCGGCACCTGCGGTAAGTGTCACGCCGACCCGGAGTATATGGCCGGATACGATCTGTCAACGGCCCAGGTTGAGGACTACGTCCAGTCGGTTCACGGCATGGCACTGATGAGCATGGAGACGGTGCGGGGGCTTGCCCGGGAACTGGATCTGGCGCTCGGCGATGATTTCAAGCTTGTTCTGACGGGCGGTGATCCGGCCTCGGCCGGCGACTCCGCGCGCTATTTTGAAGTACTCGGCTACCTGGAAAGGAAGGAGTTGGGCGCGCCTGCCTGCAACGACTGCCACGGCAACCACGGTGCGGCCCCTCCGGGTGTGGTCTCTCTTTCGGCCGTTTGCGGCAACTGTCACGCTCTCGAATCGGAGATGTTCGACAGATCCCCTCACAAGGTCGCCTTTGACGAAAACGACCTTCCCGAGTGCGAAACCTGCCATTCCAACCACCTGGTCATGAAACCGTCCGACGCCATGGTCGGCCCGACTGAGCCGGGTCTGTGCGTGGACTGCCACGACATCGACGACGGCACGAGGGGCCTGGCCGTGGCCGACAGCATGCTCACGGCCATTCTAAACCTGCTCTCGGTCCGGCGGGAAGCGCAGGCGTCGCTGGAGGACGCAGTAACTAGGGGCATGATGACCACTGACGAAGAGCTGCGCATAAAGGACGTCGACCAGGCGCTGATTCAGGCGCGCACGCTCGTGCATTCATTCAGCGCCGATGAGGTGACGTCGCGTGCGCTCGCGGGGGTGCAGGTTGCCGACACGGTGAAACTCAATTCGCTGGCGCTGGTGGACGAATACTACTACCGCCGGTACGGGCTTGCCGTGGCGACCTTGTTCATCACGATTCTTGCGGTCGGGCTGTACTTCAGGATCCGGCGCCTGGACTGA
- the ndhC gene encoding NADH-quinone oxidoreductase subunit A → MSEYLAVLIFLLVGTGIVLFTFFLSSLIRPSNTYPEKSVNYECAELPIGSSWIRFNNRFYIFALIFVIFDVEVVFLFPWAVAFGQLGLYALIEMVIFIVILFYGLYYAWKKGVLRWV, encoded by the coding sequence ATGTCGGAGTATTTGGCGGTTCTCATATTCCTTTTAGTTGGGACAGGAATTGTCCTGTTTACGTTTTTTCTGTCAAGTCTGATCAGGCCGTCAAATACCTACCCCGAGAAAAGTGTGAACTACGAGTGCGCGGAGTTGCCGATCGGCAGTTCGTGGATACGGTTCAATAACCGTTTCTATATTTTCGCCCTGATTTTCGTGATTTTCGACGTCGAGGTCGTATTCCTCTTTCCGTGGGCGGTGGCTTTCGGGCAGCTCGGCCTGTACGCGCTAATTGAAATGGTCATATTCATCGTGATTCTCTTCTACGGCCTGTACTATGCCTGGAAGAAGGGGGTGCTCCGGTGGGTGTGA
- a CDS encoding NADH-quinone oxidoreductase subunit B family protein: MTSLEAVLGQAQAKSLWYLLFGTACCAIELMCTGASRYDFDRLGMIFRATPRQSDLIIVAGTITKKMAPRLRRLYDQMAEPRYVIAMGGCTISGGPFYYDCYSVEKGIDHIVPVDVYIPGCPPRPESLMEGCIHLQEKLKKTKLGDWQEKQA, translated from the coding sequence ATGACCAGCCTTGAGGCGGTTCTGGGTCAGGCGCAGGCCAAGTCGCTGTGGTATTTGCTCTTTGGTACCGCCTGCTGCGCCATCGAACTGATGTGTACCGGTGCGTCGCGGTACGATTTCGACCGCCTCGGTATGATTTTTCGCGCCACCCCGCGACAGTCCGACCTGATCATCGTCGCCGGAACCATCACCAAGAAGATGGCCCCGAGGTTGCGCCGTCTGTACGACCAGATGGCCGAGCCGCGCTACGTGATCGCGATGGGCGGCTGCACCATAAGCGGGGGTCCCTTTTACTACGACTGTTACTCGGTGGAGAAGGGCATCGACCACATTGTCCCCGTCGACGTGTACATACCCGGATGCCCGCCGCGACCGGAATCACTGATGGAAGGTTGCATTCACCTACAGGAAAAGCTCAAGAAGACCAAGCTTGGAGACTGGCAGGAAAAGCAGGCGTGA
- a CDS encoding NADH-quinone oxidoreductase subunit C — protein sequence MTRDELKSHIAGRFEGRMTLLDTGRYDPMYEVKRSDLLEVAKALRDDERVKFDFLCNLGGVDTGERFEIVYSVASTINNLRLDFKVILPYEAAEIESVQEVWPAANWHEREMWELYGINVLNHENLTRFLLPDDWDQGYPLRKDWDAPDFVRMPEL from the coding sequence GTGACCAGGGACGAGTTGAAGAGCCATATCGCCGGCCGGTTCGAGGGCAGGATGACCCTTCTTGACACCGGTCGCTACGACCCGATGTACGAAGTGAAGCGGTCCGACCTTCTCGAGGTGGCTAAAGCCCTGCGTGACGACGAGCGTGTAAAGTTCGATTTTCTCTGCAACCTGGGCGGCGTGGACACCGGTGAGCGGTTTGAGATAGTCTACTCTGTGGCGTCCACCATTAACAACCTGCGCCTGGATTTCAAGGTTATCCTGCCGTATGAGGCGGCCGAGATCGAGTCGGTTCAGGAGGTGTGGCCGGCCGCCAACTGGCACGAACGGGAGATGTGGGAGCTTTACGGCATCAACGTGCTCAACCATGAAAACCTGACACGTTTTCTGCTGCCTGACGACTGGGATCAGGGCTATCCGCTGCGTAAGGACTGGGATGCTCCCGATTTTGTCCGCATGCCGGAGCTGTAA
- a CDS encoding NADH-quinone oxidoreductase subunit D, whose translation MDGLRTEEFVVNMGPHHPATHGVCRLMLTMDGERVMRIEPVIGYLHRSLEKICENRTYAQCIPILDRFEYVTSMSCNQAFALAAEKLAGIEVPERAEYLRVIMLELNRIASHLIFYGVTAMDIGALTPFLYGLREREGIIDLFEMTCGQRLTYNYIRIGGVSKDIPAQFVPQCRTVLSTIREKLHDYEGLLNENPIWLVRTKGVGYLAPEVAIAYGVSGPVLRASGVNYDIRRNDPYSIYDRFDFQVAVRPNGDCYDRYLVRLDEIKESIKIIEQALDGLPDGPISAKVSPNFKPPPGEVYSRVENSRGELGVYIQSDGGKKPLRVKTRGGSFNQLQALPVFGTGGLIADLVAIFATLDVIMPEVDR comes from the coding sequence ATGGATGGCCTGAGGACCGAGGAATTCGTCGTCAATATGGGGCCGCACCACCCCGCGACCCACGGTGTCTGCCGACTCATGCTGACCATGGACGGCGAGAGAGTCATGAGGATCGAGCCCGTTATCGGTTACCTTCATCGCTCCCTTGAAAAGATCTGCGAGAATCGCACCTACGCCCAGTGCATCCCGATCCTCGACCGGTTTGAATACGTCACGTCCATGTCGTGCAACCAGGCGTTTGCGCTGGCCGCCGAGAAACTGGCCGGTATCGAGGTCCCCGAGCGGGCGGAGTACCTGCGTGTCATCATGCTCGAACTGAACCGGATTGCGTCGCACCTCATCTTCTACGGCGTCACGGCCATGGACATCGGTGCACTCACCCCCTTTTTGTACGGACTTCGCGAGCGGGAGGGCATCATCGATCTGTTCGAGATGACCTGCGGTCAGCGTCTGACTTACAACTATATCCGGATCGGCGGTGTCTCAAAGGACATTCCCGCGCAGTTTGTTCCGCAGTGCCGCACGGTTCTCAGCACCATAAGGGAGAAGCTCCACGACTACGAGGGGTTGTTAAACGAGAACCCGATCTGGCTGGTGCGCACAAAGGGTGTCGGTTACCTGGCGCCCGAAGTGGCGATCGCCTACGGCGTGTCCGGCCCGGTGCTGAGGGCTTCGGGCGTCAACTACGACATCCGCCGCAACGACCCCTACTCGATCTACGACCGCTTTGACTTCCAGGTGGCCGTCCGTCCGAACGGTGACTGCTACGACCGCTACCTGGTTCGTCTGGATGAGATCAAGGAATCCATCAAGATTATAGAGCAGGCCCTCGACGGGCTGCCGGACGGGCCCATCTCGGCCAAGGTGTCGCCCAACTTCAAGCCGCCGCCGGGAGAAGTTTACTCACGAGTCGAGAACTCTCGCGGCGAGTTAGGGGTATACATACAGTCGGACGGGGGCAAGAAACCACTTCGAGTCAAAACGCGGGGCGGGTCATTCAATCAACTTCAGGCACTTCCGGTATTCGGCACGGGGGGACTGATCGCAGACCTGGTGGCCATATTTGCGACTCTGGACGTGATCATGCCGGAGGTTGACCGATGA
- the nuoH gene encoding NADH-quinone oxidoreductase subunit NuoH: protein MSWPVAVGELHGVFRWLYGLLADTGLPQPWLDILTYTVLAAMVFGVLALIALYLVWWERKISAHIQQRFGPMRHGWHGWYQTVMDAVKLLLKEDVKIATRDRVIFFWAPVMCFVAAFLAYVAIPFGDGLIVADLNIGILYIMAVTTFTVISLLMAGWGSNNKYALLGGMRSAAQIVSYEVPMVASVLVVIIFVGSLSMVDIVRSQSGLVFNWFVFRLPFGPIAFATYIVAATAEVNRVPFDIPEAEQELVAGYNVEYSGMKFAMFFLAEFVNMFTVSAIGVTLFLGGWSGPFLPSWLWFLVKVLAVILLLMLFRWTYPRLRVDQLMEFAWKFLVPVTFANLILAALVKHLGWYW from the coding sequence ATGAGTTGGCCGGTGGCCGTGGGCGAACTGCACGGCGTGTTCAGGTGGCTGTACGGGCTCCTGGCGGATACCGGCTTGCCCCAGCCGTGGCTGGATATCCTGACGTACACGGTTCTGGCGGCAATGGTGTTCGGTGTCCTGGCCCTTATCGCCCTGTACCTTGTCTGGTGGGAGAGGAAGATCTCCGCCCACATCCAGCAGCGGTTCGGACCGATGCGCCACGGCTGGCACGGTTGGTACCAGACCGTGATGGATGCCGTCAAACTCCTCCTGAAGGAGGACGTGAAGATTGCCACGCGTGACCGGGTGATATTTTTCTGGGCGCCGGTGATGTGTTTTGTGGCGGCTTTCCTCGCCTACGTGGCCATTCCGTTCGGTGACGGGCTGATTGTGGCTGACCTCAACATCGGCATTCTCTACATCATGGCGGTGACCACGTTTACCGTTATTTCGTTGCTGATGGCCGGCTGGGGGTCGAACAACAAGTATGCCCTGCTGGGCGGCATGCGCTCGGCAGCCCAGATTGTCAGCTATGAAGTGCCGATGGTGGCGTCGGTCTTGGTGGTCATAATTTTTGTGGGTTCCCTGTCCATGGTTGACATCGTGCGGTCACAGTCGGGACTTGTTTTCAACTGGTTTGTCTTTCGTCTTCCGTTCGGCCCCATAGCCTTCGCCACGTATATCGTCGCGGCCACGGCCGAGGTCAACCGTGTTCCGTTCGACATTCCGGAGGCAGAACAGGAGTTGGTGGCCGGATATAACGTCGAGTATTCGGGGATGAAGTTCGCCATGTTTTTTCTGGCCGAGTTTGTGAACATGTTCACGGTCTCGGCGATCGGGGTGACGCTCTTCCTGGGGGGCTGGTCAGGACCGTTCCTGCCTTCGTGGCTGTGGTTTCTGGTCAAGGTGCTGGCCGTGATCCTGCTGCTGATGCTGTTTCGGTGGACCTACCCGCGTCTTCGGGTGGACCAGTTGATGGAGTTCGCGTGGAAGTTTCTGGTGCCGGTGACGTTTGCCAACCTGATTCTGGCCGCTCTGGTCAAGCACCTGGGGTGGTACTGGTAG
- a CDS encoding NADH-quinone oxidoreductase subunit I — protein sequence MPKLLKDIKNLVRGLGITGKHLGRHAITIQYPEEKWTMPERSRGIVVLLSDKETGELNCTSCMLCMRACPTGAIRIDAPRGEDKKRRLISFVVDNGICCFCGLCEEACNFCAIKMATKYEFSTVNKDDLVWDMRKLQEMGRDVDYVDTRKKKPARADVAGPAGPASSSEKKPPADGQPGPDGAGQDPKTEGEA from the coding sequence ATGCCGAAGCTGTTGAAAGACATCAAGAACCTGGTCCGGGGTTTGGGCATCACCGGAAAGCACCTGGGTCGGCACGCCATTACGATCCAGTATCCCGAAGAAAAATGGACCATGCCGGAGCGCTCACGCGGGATCGTGGTGCTGCTCTCCGACAAGGAGACCGGCGAACTGAACTGCACGTCGTGTATGCTGTGCATGCGCGCCTGTCCCACGGGGGCGATACGGATTGACGCTCCCCGCGGCGAAGACAAGAAACGGCGCCTGATATCGTTCGTCGTGGATAACGGCATCTGCTGCTTCTGCGGCCTGTGCGAGGAAGCGTGCAATTTCTGTGCGATCAAAATGGCCACGAAATACGAGTTTTCCACCGTGAACAAGGACGATCTCGTCTGGGATATGCGGAAGTTGCAGGAAATGGGCCGGGACGTTGATTACGTTGACACGCGCAAGAAGAAGCCGGCCCGCGCTGATGTTGCCGGTCCGGCCGGCCCCGCCTCGTCCTCGGAGAAAAAGCCCCCGGCCGACGGACAGCCGGGCCCGGACGGTGCCGGCCAGGACCCGAAGACAGAGGGAGAAGCGTGA
- a CDS encoding NADH-quinone oxidoreductase subunit J — MAESSGVSVVFWILSAVILVSGFLVVSLRNIFHCAIALVLCLASVAGIFILLGAEFLAAAQVLIYVGAVAVLMIFAVMLTSNLASREIVQTNQNALVAFFVCLTFAMGTIILIGGTKVWQFTNEALPAENVLAIGKLLMTEFMLPFEVVSVLLLAAMIGAIVLARGERS; from the coding sequence ATGGCTGAATCATCGGGCGTTTCAGTGGTTTTCTGGATATTGTCCGCCGTCATCCTGGTGTCGGGGTTCCTGGTAGTCAGCCTGCGGAACATTTTCCACTGCGCCATTGCCCTGGTGCTCTGCCTGGCCTCGGTGGCCGGGATATTCATCCTGCTGGGTGCGGAGTTCCTGGCCGCGGCGCAGGTGCTGATTTACGTCGGGGCGGTGGCCGTCCTGATGATCTTCGCGGTCATGCTGACCTCGAATCTGGCCTCGCGCGAGATTGTGCAGACTAACCAGAACGCCCTTGTCGCGTTCTTCGTCTGCCTGACGTTCGCCATGGGCACCATCATCCTGATCGGGGGTACGAAGGTCTGGCAATTCACCAACGAGGCCCTCCCGGCCGAGAACGTGCTGGCCATCGGCAAGCTGCTCATGACCGAGTTCATGCTCCCGTTCGAGGTGGTTTCGGTGCTGCTTCTGGCGGCCATGATCGGCGCCATCGTGCTGGCGAGGGGGGAGAGGTCCTGA
- the nuoK gene encoding NADH-quinone oxidoreductase subunit NuoK codes for MVYYLALAAVLFSIGLFGVITRRNTIGILMSLELMFNAANINFVTFNKYIMSDGLTGQMFAIFIVVVAAAEATVGLAIVLLIYRNWRGIDSENFTIMKW; via the coding sequence ATGGTCTACTATCTCGCGCTGGCGGCGGTGCTGTTTTCCATCGGCCTGTTCGGTGTCATCACCCGGCGGAACACGATCGGGATTCTCATGTCGCTGGAGTTGATGTTCAACGCCGCCAACATCAACTTTGTCACCTTCAACAAGTACATTATGAGCGACGGCCTGACCGGGCAGATGTTCGCCATCTTCATTGTCGTGGTGGCGGCGGCCGAGGCCACGGTGGGCCTGGCCATCGTTCTGCTTATCTACCGTAACTGGCGCGGTATCGACAGTGAAAACTTCACAATCATGAAATGGTAG
- the nuoL gene encoding NADH-quinone oxidoreductase subunit L: MTPYAYIIALLPLLGFLVIVFFFRWKEALSAGFSVAMILASGVLSVVVLIETLARHGAAYEASVAITSFAALNFEFGILIDPLTAIMLMVVTIVGSCVQIYSIGYMKGDPRFSRFFAYLSLFCFSMLGLVLANNFFMIFIFWELVGLTSYLLIGFWFEKKSAADAGKKAFITTRIGDLGFIVGLLMIAVYAGTFNYGQVFDSVAAGAIPAGILTVICIFVFCGAVGKSAQFPLHVWLPDAMEGPTPVSALIHAATMVAAGVYLVARTMSLFVGSAEASLVVAIIGIVTSLIAASIGLVQNDIKRILAYSTVSQLGYMIMALGLYGHDTALGQHSPGYTAGMLHLMTHAFFKGLLFLGAGSVIHAVHTNDIQEMGGLAPKMKTTAITFMIASLSIAGIFPLSGFWSKDEIVAATQHHPVFMFFTLAVAFMTAFYMWRLCFLTFFGKPRDQHRFEHAHESPRSMTWPLVLLAFLSIFAGWVALPWLHQGFSSFIYHGEVHHAAPNYLLMVISTVVAVSGIGLAYLIYYKRTISAERLAERFRPLYTLLYNKYYFDELYDLVIIRPALALARFIWTFDDRIVDGLVNLVGRLTILWSDVKMWFDTWIVDGAVNGAGWLVQQGSSLLRFLQTGVVQSYALFILVTVLIISLVKFEVVLIDVSWPVMSVVFIAGLIVLAILTRYAAARERKAQVTARMLGSGASQLEE, from the coding sequence ATGACCCCGTATGCATACATCATAGCCCTGTTGCCGCTTCTGGGCTTCCTGGTGATTGTCTTTTTCTTCCGCTGGAAGGAAGCGCTGTCGGCGGGGTTCTCGGTGGCCATGATACTGGCCAGCGGGGTGCTGTCGGTCGTTGTCCTGATCGAGACACTGGCCCGCCACGGGGCCGCCTATGAAGCATCCGTGGCGATCACGTCGTTTGCCGCCCTGAATTTCGAGTTCGGCATCCTGATCGACCCGCTCACCGCGATCATGCTTATGGTGGTCACGATCGTCGGCTCGTGCGTGCAAATCTATTCCATCGGGTACATGAAGGGTGACCCGCGATTCAGCCGCTTTTTCGCGTACCTTTCGCTTTTCTGTTTCTCCATGCTCGGCCTGGTCCTGGCCAACAACTTCTTCATGATCTTCATCTTCTGGGAGCTGGTCGGGCTGACGAGTTACCTGCTGATCGGTTTCTGGTTTGAGAAGAAGTCGGCCGCCGACGCCGGCAAGAAGGCGTTTATCACCACCCGCATCGGTGACCTTGGCTTTATCGTGGGGTTGCTGATGATTGCGGTTTACGCGGGCACCTTCAACTACGGCCAGGTTTTTGACAGTGTCGCCGCCGGGGCCATTCCGGCCGGTATCCTGACGGTCATCTGCATCTTCGTGTTCTGCGGCGCCGTCGGCAAATCCGCCCAGTTCCCGTTGCACGTGTGGCTGCCGGATGCCATGGAAGGTCCCACGCCGGTTTCGGCGTTGATTCACGCCGCGACGATGGTGGCGGCCGGTGTATACCTGGTGGCGCGGACGATGTCGCTATTTGTCGGCTCGGCCGAGGCGTCGCTGGTGGTTGCCATAATCGGTATAGTTACGTCGCTCATCGCGGCCTCGATCGGCCTCGTGCAGAACGACATCAAACGGATCCTGGCCTACTCGACCGTTTCGCAGCTCGGGTACATGATTATGGCGCTCGGCCTGTACGGCCACGACACCGCCCTGGGCCAACATTCGCCCGGGTACACGGCCGGAATGCTCCACCTGATGACGCACGCCTTCTTCAAGGGCCTTCTCTTTCTGGGCGCCGGTTCCGTAATACACGCCGTGCACACCAATGACATCCAGGAGATGGGCGGCCTGGCCCCGAAGATGAAGACGACGGCCATCACGTTCATGATCGCCTCGCTGTCGATTGCCGGCATCTTCCCGCTATCGGGATTCTGGTCCAAGGACGAGATCGTCGCCGCCACGCAGCACCACCCGGTCTTTATGTTCTTTACTCTCGCGGTGGCGTTCATGACGGCCTTTTACATGTGGCGGCTGTGTTTTCTGACGTTTTTCGGCAAGCCGCGGGACCAGCACCGCTTTGAGCATGCCCATGAATCGCCGCGGTCGATGACCTGGCCGCTGGTGCTGCTGGCCTTTCTTTCGATCTTCGCGGGCTGGGTGGCGCTTCCCTGGCTCCATCAGGGCTTTTCGTCCTTTATCTATCACGGGGAGGTACACCATGCGGCACCGAACTACCTGCTGATGGTGATCTCAACGGTGGTGGCGGTCAGCGGCATCGGGCTGGCCTATCTGATTTATTACAAGCGGACAATCTCCGCCGAGCGGCTGGCCGAACGGTTCAGGCCGCTGTATACCCTGCTGTACAACAAGTACTATTTCGACGAGCTGTATGATCTCGTCATAATCCGGCCGGCGCTGGCGCTGGCCCGGTTTATCTGGACGTTTGACGACAGGATCGTCGACGGCCTCGTGAACCTGGTCGGGCGGCTGACGATTCTGTGGTCGGATGTCAAGATGTGGTTCGATACGTGGATTGTTGACGGTGCGGTCAACGGCGCGGGCTGGCTCGTTCAGCAGGGGTCGTCGCTGCTGAGGTTCCTTCAGACCGGCGTGGTGCAGTCTTATGCCCTGTTT